A DNA window from Castanea sativa cultivar Marrone di Chiusa Pesio chromosome 7, ASM4071231v1 contains the following coding sequences:
- the LOC142643632 gene encoding uncharacterized protein LOC142643632, translating into MDSFDFYNINVKANAMQKHRQLQKIANFFRVIEVCIVLVLISRLSLHLPLAMKNSSGYFHNLSVLLVSPRFVFVVGNVIIITLFAKSGQFSARGSTKNTSGLDLYEEITKNSEKNQKVNQDETRNLDKHIISDESVVKEYKRTQSEKISRGVSEKSRRELRRMQTENFRKSDHSCKKLAKSSCPEDEMSNEEFQRKVEAFIARQQKIQREEECFVF; encoded by the coding sequence ATGGATTCATTCGATTTCTACAACATCAATGTTAAGGCGAACGCGATGCAAAAGCATCGCCAGCTTCAAAAGATTGCAAACTTTTTCCGGGTAATCGAGGTATGCATTGTTCTTGTCTTGATTTCCAGGCTTTCCTTGCATCTCCCACTTGCTATGAAGAACTCTAGTGGGTACTTCCATAACTTGTCCGTTCTCTTGGTTAGTCCCCGGTTCGTTTTTGTCGTTGGAAATGTTATAATCATCACTCTTTTTGCTAAGTCCGGGCAGTTTTCAGCTCGAGGTTCCACAAAAAACACTTCAGGATTGGATCTTTACGAGGAGATCACTAAGAATAGTGAAAAGAACCAGAAAGTTAACCAAGATGAGACCCGGAACCTCGATAAGCATATCATATCTGATGAGAGTGTAGTTAAGGAGTACAAGAGGACTCAATCCGAGAAAATAAGTCGGGGTGTTTCTGAGAAATCACGCCGCGAACTTCGACGCATGCAGACAGAGAATTTCAGGAAGAGTGATCATTCTTGTAAGAAATTGGCCAAAAGTTCATGCCCTGAGGATGAAATGAGCAACGAGGAGTTCCAGCGCAAGGTGGAGGCTTTCATTGCCAGGCAACAAAAGATTCAAAGGGAAGAAGAGTGCTTTGTATTCTAG